One segment of Nocardioides sp. QY071 DNA contains the following:
- a CDS encoding M15 family metallopeptidase: MRPVAALLAATLLLAGCSGGTMTAPTGGDPRTDPRTGPSTGPSTGPSTGSSTLAPAATDAPSPAPAYSTWQLGVHVLPRTAQGFGEIRPTPRALRVRRYPTTDLLPPPADGRFHSSVGPVTGAVRQRMGETWSPACPVALADLAYLTVSFRGFDGLAHTGELVLAAEEADDVVSVFRALFAAGYPIEEMRLPTTADLDAPPTGDGNDTAALVCRAARGQTTWSAHAYGLAIDVNPFLNPYSKGDVVLPERASAYLDRTRTQPGIVHAGDLVVREFARIGWSWGGSWSSLKDYQHFTATGR; the protein is encoded by the coding sequence GTGAGGCCGGTCGCCGCGCTGCTCGCGGCGACCCTGCTGCTCGCCGGCTGCTCCGGTGGTACGATGACCGCGCCGACCGGCGGCGATCCGAGGACCGATCCGAGGACCGGTCCCAGCACCGGTCCCAGCACCGGTCCCAGCACTGGTTCGAGCACCCTGGCGCCGGCCGCCACCGACGCGCCGAGCCCCGCTCCGGCGTACTCCACCTGGCAGCTGGGCGTCCACGTGCTGCCCCGCACCGCCCAGGGGTTCGGGGAGATCCGCCCGACGCCGAGGGCGCTGCGGGTGCGCCGCTACCCGACGACCGACCTGCTCCCGCCGCCGGCCGACGGGCGGTTCCACTCCAGCGTCGGCCCGGTCACCGGCGCGGTCCGGCAGCGGATGGGGGAGACCTGGTCGCCCGCGTGCCCGGTCGCGCTCGCGGACCTGGCCTACCTCACCGTCTCCTTCCGCGGCTTCGACGGCCTGGCCCACACCGGCGAGCTGGTCCTCGCCGCCGAGGAGGCCGACGACGTCGTCTCGGTGTTCCGGGCCCTGTTCGCGGCCGGGTACCCGATCGAGGAGATGCGGCTCCCGACGACCGCCGACCTCGACGCCCCACCCACCGGGGACGGCAACGACACCGCGGCGCTGGTCTGCCGGGCGGCGCGCGGTCAGACGACCTGGTCCGCGCACGCCTACGGTCTCGCGATCGACGTCAACCCGTTCCTCAACCCCTACAGCAAGGGCGACGTGGTGCTCCCCGAGCGCGCGTCGGCGTACCTCGACCGGACCCGGACCCAACCCGGCATCGTCCATGCGGGCGACCTGGTGGTCCGCGAGTTCGCCCGGATCGGCTGGTCGTGGGGCGGTTCGTGGAGCTCGCTGAAGGACTACCAGCACTTCACGGCGACGGGTCGCTGA
- a CDS encoding PspC domain-containing protein — protein sequence MNAPTDTENEPHREGPRVTRDEVRDLARLRRSRDDRKVAGVAAGIARHLDIDPLLVRIAFVILTFFGGGGLILYAVCWLFVPEEGTEDTVIRVDEGIRTAALIIGGVVAVASVISDTVGGSDFPWPLLVVGLIVIVVLAGKNAVKPGGPTHPWLRGTPAGPPPPPTEPGAPGATYSAYRTPAPAYRRPVDPRKRGPLLFPFTLGLAALGLGTLATLQLAGVDITPSAYPATVLGVTGVMLLVGAFYGRAGGLILVGLLAAGATAVTTVADSMEIGQERPVLQQASDLAPSYDLGVGELRIDLTDIRDLENLDGHTLDLELGVGHILVIVPEEGLNVEARGTIDAGEIAMFGKTTSDDFRGDNGIVDGDPTLTIDADLDLGQIEFRSAA from the coding sequence ATGAACGCACCGACCGACACCGAGAACGAGCCTCACCGCGAGGGACCCCGGGTCACCCGCGACGAGGTCCGCGACCTCGCCCGGCTCCGCCGCAGCCGCGACGACCGCAAGGTCGCCGGCGTCGCCGCGGGGATCGCGCGACACCTCGACATCGACCCACTGCTGGTGCGCATCGCGTTCGTGATCCTGACCTTCTTCGGCGGTGGCGGCCTGATCCTGTACGCCGTGTGCTGGCTCTTCGTTCCCGAGGAGGGCACCGAGGACACGGTCATCCGCGTCGACGAGGGCATCCGCACCGCCGCGCTGATCATCGGCGGCGTGGTCGCGGTCGCCTCGGTCATCAGCGACACGGTCGGCGGGTCCGACTTCCCGTGGCCGCTGCTCGTGGTCGGCCTGATCGTGATCGTGGTCCTCGCCGGCAAGAACGCCGTCAAGCCGGGCGGGCCGACGCACCCGTGGCTGCGCGGCACCCCGGCCGGCCCTCCCCCGCCGCCGACGGAGCCCGGAGCTCCCGGCGCGACCTACTCGGCGTACCGCACCCCGGCGCCGGCCTACCGGCGTCCGGTCGACCCGCGCAAGCGCGGACCGCTGCTGTTCCCGTTCACGCTGGGCCTGGCCGCGCTGGGCCTCGGCACCCTCGCCACGCTGCAGCTCGCCGGCGTCGACATCACCCCGTCGGCGTACCCCGCGACGGTGCTGGGCGTCACCGGCGTGATGCTGCTTGTCGGCGCGTTCTACGGCCGGGCCGGTGGCCTGATCCTGGTCGGCCTGCTCGCCGCCGGTGCCACGGCGGTCACCACGGTGGCCGACAGCATGGAGATCGGGCAGGAGCGGCCGGTGCTGCAGCAGGCCTCGGACCTCGCGCCGTCGTACGACCTGGGGGTGGGCGAGCTCCGGATCGACCTGACCGACATCCGCGATCTCGAGAACCTCGACGGGCACACCCTCGACCTCGAGCTCGGCGTCGGACACATCTTGGTGATCGTGCCGGAGGAGGGCCTCAACGTGGAGGCCCGGGGCACCATCGACGCCGGCGAGATCGCCATGTTCGGCAAGACGACCAGTGACGACTTCCGCGGCGACAACGGCATCGTCGACGGCGACCCCACCCTCACCATCGACGCCGACCTCGACCTCGGCCAGATCGAGTTCCGGAGCGCAGCATGA
- a CDS encoding LLM class F420-dependent oxidoreductase, which yields MKLSMPLVYAGNPRESADQVVALEKAGLDTIWVAEPYGFDAPTLMGYLAAKTETVEIGAGILNVYSRTPGALLQTAAGLDNVSGGRAVLGLGASGPQVIEGFHGLPYDRPLTRTREVIEVLRAGLRGERLDFQGKTIQVPLPEGQGLGLGKPLKLLNRPERADLPIWVAALGDKNVAMTAEVADGWLPFLYYPEKATEVWGDPLARGAAKRSADLAPLEICAGGMVAIGEGPETKALLDFMRPLYALYVGGMGARDKNFYNQLACEYGFEKEAKEIQDLYLSGKKKEAEALVPLEWLEAGNLVGPASYVQERIAAFKESGVTNLSVSPASDDPAGTIAQIKEWVS from the coding sequence ATGAAGCTGTCGATGCCCCTCGTCTATGCGGGGAACCCGCGCGAGTCGGCCGACCAGGTCGTCGCTCTGGAGAAGGCCGGACTGGACACCATCTGGGTCGCCGAGCCGTACGGCTTCGATGCCCCCACCCTGATGGGCTACCTCGCCGCGAAGACCGAGACGGTCGAGATCGGTGCCGGCATCCTCAACGTCTACTCCCGCACCCCGGGCGCCCTGCTGCAGACCGCCGCCGGTCTCGACAACGTGTCGGGCGGTCGGGCGGTGCTCGGCCTCGGCGCGTCCGGCCCGCAGGTGATCGAGGGCTTCCACGGCCTCCCCTACGACCGCCCGTTGACCCGCACCCGCGAGGTGATCGAGGTGCTCCGCGCCGGCCTGCGCGGCGAGCGGCTCGACTTCCAGGGCAAGACGATCCAGGTCCCCCTGCCCGAGGGCCAGGGCCTCGGCCTGGGCAAGCCGCTCAAGCTGCTCAACCGGCCCGAGCGCGCCGACCTGCCGATCTGGGTCGCGGCCCTGGGCGACAAGAACGTCGCGATGACCGCCGAGGTCGCCGACGGCTGGCTGCCCTTCCTCTACTACCCCGAGAAGGCCACGGAGGTGTGGGGCGACCCGCTGGCGCGAGGCGCCGCCAAGCGCTCGGCGGACCTGGCTCCACTGGAGATCTGCGCCGGCGGCATGGTCGCCATCGGCGAGGGCCCCGAGACCAAGGCGCTGCTCGACTTCATGCGCCCCCTCTATGCGCTGTACGTCGGCGGCATGGGCGCACGCGACAAGAACTTCTACAACCAGCTGGCCTGCGAGTACGGCTTCGAGAAGGAGGCCAAGGAGATCCAGGACCTCTACCTGTCGGGCAAGAAGAAGGAGGCCGAGGCGCTCGTCCCGCTCGAGTGGCTCGAGGCCGGCAACCTGGTCGGCCCGGCGTCGTACGTCCAGGAGCGGATCGCGGCTTTCAAGGAGTCGGGCGTGACGAACCTGTCCGTCTCGCCGGCCTCGGACGACCCGGCCGGCACCATCGCACAGATCAAGGAGTGGGTGAGCTGA
- a CDS encoding MMPL family transporter has translation MHRQIAGKLTGPVTKWIVLVAVIVIAGGLASFAGKLVDVQNNETESWLPESAESTKAFEKLEAFQDPYDVGTTVVYYRASGLTDADLAAIETQGGEIGKLDGVSDVVTPQAAQAAGVPAPFVSADGKVAKLEFTVNYGDELWEVLPDLKPKIDKIIAIDGVRSYLAGAGGQSADAATIFSSGDSNLLLITLGVVVLILLVTYRSPILWLLPIITAVVGLGASMGVLYFLAKNTSLTVNGQTQFILTVLVIGAGTDYALLLVARYREELRRHEDRHEAMAFALHRAAPAILASSATVVVGLLCLMFADLNSTAGMGPANAVGIAVTFVVMVTLLPALLVICGRWVFWPFVPHFGSTEPTASGLWAKVGKGIAPRPRLVWIGTAAVLGLLCLGFLRLDTGGIPSDEQYTKDQDSVIGQTILVEHGLVDASTPIQVVANADRADDVVAAMSKVEGISAPVAVAEKDGIALIVADLTSDPYSDSATAAVEDVRSAVHGVPDADALTTGMTAVSIDIMDASARDNKVIIPIVLGAVLLILAGLLRSILSPVLLIGTVILSFGAALGISGLVFDLLYGREHTDPGFPLFAFVFLVALGIDYNIFLMTRVREEAATHGTRRGSLIALSSTGGVITSAGLVLAATFAMLATMPMTFTLQLGTTVALGVLLDTMIVRSVLVTALNLDLGGKIWWPSRLDRGAPAVEPPATEPDRMPAGV, from the coding sequence ATGCACCGTCAGATCGCCGGCAAGCTGACCGGCCCCGTCACCAAGTGGATCGTCCTCGTCGCGGTCATCGTGATCGCCGGCGGCCTGGCCTCCTTCGCCGGGAAGCTCGTGGACGTCCAGAACAACGAGACCGAGTCCTGGCTGCCCGAGAGCGCCGAGTCGACCAAGGCCTTCGAGAAGCTCGAGGCGTTCCAGGACCCCTACGACGTCGGCACGACCGTCGTCTACTACCGCGCGTCGGGCCTCACCGACGCCGACCTCGCCGCCATCGAGACCCAGGGTGGGGAGATCGGCAAGCTCGACGGCGTCAGTGACGTCGTCACCCCCCAGGCCGCGCAAGCGGCCGGCGTACCCGCGCCGTTCGTGTCCGCGGACGGCAAGGTCGCCAAGCTCGAGTTCACCGTCAACTACGGCGACGAGCTCTGGGAGGTGCTGCCGGACCTCAAGCCGAAGATCGACAAGATCATCGCGATCGACGGGGTGAGGTCCTACCTCGCAGGAGCCGGCGGCCAGAGCGCCGACGCCGCGACCATCTTCTCCTCGGGCGACAGCAACCTGCTGCTGATCACCCTCGGCGTCGTCGTCCTCATCCTGCTCGTCACCTACCGCAGCCCGATCCTGTGGCTGTTGCCGATCATCACCGCCGTGGTCGGGCTCGGGGCCTCGATGGGCGTGCTCTACTTCCTCGCCAAGAACACCAGCCTCACCGTCAACGGGCAGACCCAGTTCATCCTCACGGTGCTCGTGATCGGCGCCGGCACCGACTACGCCCTGCTGCTGGTCGCCCGCTACCGCGAGGAGCTGCGACGCCACGAGGACCGGCACGAGGCTATGGCGTTCGCCCTGCACCGGGCCGCTCCCGCCATCCTGGCCAGCTCGGCGACCGTCGTGGTCGGTCTGCTCTGCCTGATGTTCGCCGACCTCAACTCGACCGCCGGCATGGGCCCCGCCAACGCCGTCGGCATCGCGGTCACCTTCGTCGTGATGGTCACCCTGCTGCCGGCGCTGCTGGTGATCTGCGGGCGCTGGGTGTTCTGGCCGTTCGTCCCCCACTTCGGCAGCACCGAGCCGACGGCCTCGGGCCTGTGGGCGAAGGTCGGCAAGGGCATCGCCCCGCGGCCCCGTCTGGTCTGGATCGGTACGGCGGCCGTGCTCGGCCTCCTGTGCCTGGGCTTCCTGCGCCTCGACACGGGCGGCATCCCGAGCGACGAGCAGTACACCAAGGACCAGGACTCCGTGATCGGTCAGACGATCCTCGTCGAGCACGGCCTGGTCGACGCGAGCACGCCGATCCAGGTGGTGGCGAACGCCGACCGCGCCGACGACGTGGTCGCCGCGATGTCGAAGGTCGAGGGCATCTCCGCGCCGGTCGCGGTCGCGGAGAAGGACGGGATCGCCCTGATCGTCGCCGACCTCACGAGCGACCCCTACTCCGACTCGGCGACCGCGGCGGTCGAGGACGTCCGCAGCGCCGTCCACGGGGTGCCCGACGCGGACGCGCTGACCACCGGCATGACCGCGGTGTCGATCGACATCATGGATGCGTCGGCACGCGACAACAAGGTGATCATCCCGATCGTGCTCGGCGCCGTGCTGCTGATCCTGGCGGGGCTGCTGAGGTCGATCCTGTCGCCGGTCCTCCTCATCGGGACCGTGATCCTGTCCTTCGGCGCCGCCCTCGGCATCTCCGGCCTGGTCTTCGACCTGCTCTACGGCCGCGAGCACACCGATCCGGGCTTCCCCCTGTTCGCGTTCGTCTTCCTGGTCGCCCTGGGCATCGACTACAACATCTTCTTGATGACCCGGGTGCGCGAGGAGGCAGCGACCCACGGGACCCGGCGCGGGTCGCTGATCGCGCTGTCCTCGACCGGCGGCGTGATCACCTCGGCCGGGCTCGTGCTGGCCGCGACCTTCGCGATGCTCGCCACGATGCCGATGACCTTCACCCTGCAGCTCGGCACCACGGTCGCCCTCGGTGTCCTGCTCGACACGATGATCGTCCGCTCGGTCCTGGTGACGGCCCTCAACCTGGACCTGGGCGGGAAGATCTGGTGGCCGAGCAGGCTCGACCGGGGCGCACCGGCGGTCGAGCCGCCGGCGACCGAGCCGGACCGGATGCCGGCGGGCGTCTGA
- the npdG gene encoding NADPH-dependent F420 reductase yields MTSETSPNRYTVAVIGGTGPQGKGLGYRFARHGHDIVLGSRAAEKAEAVAAEVTSRLTALEGAGTARGAANADAIAAADVVLLAVPYDGHDELVASLAEGGALDGKTVISCVNPLAFDKRGAHGRVINNGEGSAAESAAEIVPGAVVVGAFHNVAAPALWGEDEFLDEDVIVVGDTLEGKQVAIDLAASVTGRPGIDGGKLRLARVLEPFTAVLISINRKYKTHSGIRVTGLDH; encoded by the coding sequence GTGACTTCTGAGACCTCCCCCAACCGCTACACCGTCGCCGTCATCGGCGGCACCGGCCCGCAGGGCAAGGGCCTGGGCTACCGCTTCGCGCGCCACGGCCACGACATCGTGCTCGGCTCCCGTGCCGCCGAGAAGGCCGAGGCCGTCGCCGCCGAGGTGACCTCCCGGCTCACGGCTCTCGAGGGCGCGGGCACGGCCCGCGGCGCCGCCAACGCCGACGCGATCGCCGCCGCCGACGTCGTCCTCCTCGCGGTGCCGTACGACGGCCACGACGAGCTCGTCGCCTCCCTCGCCGAGGGCGGTGCCCTCGACGGCAAGACCGTCATCTCCTGCGTCAACCCGCTCGCCTTCGACAAGCGCGGCGCTCACGGCCGCGTCATCAACAACGGCGAGGGCTCGGCCGCCGAGTCCGCTGCCGAGATCGTGCCCGGCGCGGTCGTGGTCGGTGCCTTCCACAACGTCGCTGCTCCCGCGCTGTGGGGCGAGGACGAGTTCCTCGACGAGGACGTGATCGTCGTCGGCGACACCCTCGAGGGCAAGCAGGTCGCCATCGACCTCGCCGCGTCCGTGACCGGCCGCCCCGGCATCGACGGCGGCAAGCTCCGCCTCGCCCGCGTCCTCGAGCCCTTCACCGCGGTCCTGATTTCGATCAACCGCAAGTACAAGACCCACTCGGGCATCCGGGTCACCGGGCTCGACCACTGA
- a CDS encoding ATP-binding protein, giving the protein MSTTAPLPAPPAPPRDVRRAWRDLREPMIGGVAAGLAVHLGVSVLLVRAAFVIATVIGGSGVMAYAALWILLPAGPPPTYLAPGLAGASRDGRRPGRRGRRLSDVGPVITLAVLGIGAVFTVEALLGTGWWIWPVGIAVVGVALLWRQADEAQRERWLDATGKADPVRLVVGGGGWAAWARIGAGVVLVVVALVLFTLRDGSLTVARDATLAIVLAFFGVAIVLGPFVYRLMSDLTDERAERVRTQERADVAAHLHDSVLQTLALIQKNPADAARLARAQERDLRAWLYAGESLDEATVASALRAAAAEIEDAYGVAVDVVAVGDCDYDESARPIVQAAREATTNAAKHAGVPRVDVYAEITPAGIDVFVRDRGAGFDPNATPEDRLGVRRSIIDRMERHGGRAEIRSAPGEGTEVRLHLDHTPKENHE; this is encoded by the coding sequence ATGAGCACGACTGCGCCCCTGCCCGCACCGCCGGCGCCGCCCCGCGACGTACGACGGGCCTGGCGCGACCTGCGCGAGCCCATGATCGGCGGCGTGGCCGCCGGCCTCGCCGTCCACCTCGGCGTGTCCGTGCTCCTCGTGCGCGCCGCCTTCGTGATCGCGACGGTGATCGGCGGCTCCGGGGTCATGGCGTATGCCGCCCTGTGGATCCTGCTCCCGGCCGGCCCGCCCCCGACGTACCTCGCGCCCGGCCTGGCCGGCGCGAGCCGCGACGGCCGCCGGCCCGGTCGCCGTGGCCGCCGGCTCTCCGACGTCGGACCGGTGATCACGCTGGCCGTGCTCGGCATCGGGGCGGTGTTCACGGTCGAGGCGCTGCTCGGCACCGGGTGGTGGATCTGGCCGGTCGGCATCGCCGTCGTCGGTGTCGCGCTGCTGTGGCGGCAGGCCGACGAGGCGCAGCGCGAGCGCTGGCTCGACGCCACCGGCAAGGCCGACCCGGTGCGGCTCGTGGTCGGTGGCGGCGGCTGGGCCGCGTGGGCGCGGATCGGCGCGGGCGTCGTCCTCGTCGTCGTGGCGCTCGTCCTGTTCACCCTGCGGGACGGCTCGCTGACGGTGGCCCGCGACGCGACGCTGGCGATCGTGCTCGCCTTCTTCGGCGTCGCGATCGTGCTCGGGCCCTTCGTCTACCGGCTGATGTCCGACCTGACCGACGAGCGCGCCGAACGGGTGCGCACCCAGGAGCGCGCCGACGTCGCGGCCCACCTCCACGACTCGGTGCTGCAGACCCTCGCCCTGATCCAGAAGAACCCCGCCGACGCGGCCCGGCTCGCCCGGGCCCAGGAGCGCGACCTGCGGGCCTGGCTGTACGCCGGGGAGTCGCTCGACGAGGCCACCGTCGCCAGCGCGCTGCGGGCCGCGGCCGCCGAGATCGAGGACGCGTACGGCGTCGCGGTCGACGTGGTGGCCGTCGGCGACTGCGACTACGACGAATCCGCCCGCCCGATCGTCCAGGCCGCCCGCGAGGCGACCACCAACGCCGCCAAGCACGCGGGCGTCCCGCGCGTCGACGTCTACGCCGAGATCACCCCGGCGGGCATCGACGTGTTCGTCCGCGACCGTGGCGCCGGGTTCGACCCGAACGCGACCCCGGAGGACCGGCTCGGCGTACGACGCAGCATCATCGACCGCATGGAGCGCCACGGCGGCCGGGCCGAGATCCGTTCCGCGCCCGGCGAGGGCACCGAGGTCCGCCTGCACCTCGACCACACCCCGAAGGAGAACCATGAGTGA
- a CDS encoding response regulator transcription factor: MSDPVRVVVVDDHAMFRRGVSAELGATGAGRVEVVAEAADVDEAVAAVQAHRPDVVLLDVHLPGGGGVEVIRRVKDGDVRFLALSVSDAAEDVIGTVRGGARGYVTKTITGPELVDAITRVSEGDAVFSPRLAGFVLDAFAGAGLSADLASVDEDLDRLTEREREVMRLIARGYSYKEVAKELFISIKTVETHMSSVLRKLQLSSRHELTRWASDRRLL, encoded by the coding sequence ATGAGTGACCCGGTGCGCGTGGTCGTCGTCGACGACCACGCCATGTTCCGCCGCGGCGTCAGCGCCGAGCTCGGTGCCACGGGCGCCGGCCGGGTCGAGGTCGTGGCCGAGGCCGCCGACGTCGACGAGGCGGTCGCTGCGGTGCAGGCGCACCGGCCCGACGTCGTCCTCCTCGACGTGCACCTGCCCGGCGGCGGTGGCGTCGAGGTGATCCGCCGGGTCAAGGACGGTGATGTCCGGTTCCTCGCCCTGTCGGTCTCCGACGCGGCCGAGGACGTCATCGGCACGGTCCGCGGCGGCGCCCGCGGCTACGTCACCAAGACCATCACCGGTCCCGAGCTGGTCGACGCGATCACCCGGGTCTCCGAGGGCGACGCGGTGTTCTCCCCGCGGCTGGCGGGCTTCGTGCTCGACGCCTTCGCCGGCGCCGGGCTCTCCGCCGACCTCGCGAGCGTCGACGAGGACCTCGACCGCCTGACCGAGCGCGAGCGCGAGGTGATGCGGCTGATCGCCCGCGGCTACTCCTACAAGGAGGTCGCCAAGGAGCTGTTCATCTCGATCAAGACCGTCGAGACCCACATGTCCTCGGTGCTGCGCAAGCTCCAGCTCTCCTCGCGCCACGAGCTGACCCGCTGGGCCTCGGACCGGCGGCTGCTGTGA
- a CDS encoding acyl-CoA dehydrogenase family protein, with the protein MPERPSIYETEHEDFRRTVRAFMEREVVPFHAQWEKDGIVSREVWRKAGEAGILSFEVPEEYGGPGIKDFRYNAIVAEECARAGASGPGFAVHTDIIVPYLVAIANDEQKQRWLPGTVTGETVTAIAMTEPGAGSDLQGIRTTAVDKGDHYVLNGSKTFISNGILSDLVIVVAKTNPEAGAHGISLLVVEEGMPGFTRGTNLDKLGLKAQDTAELSFDNVEVPKANLLGEEGQGFIYLMQNLPQERVSIATIAIAAIEHVLDLTLDYVKTREAFGKPIAKFQNTRFTLAEMATEAYIARVFVNHCIEQLNKGEVDTALASMAKWWTTELQKKIVDQGVQMHGGYGYMLEYPIAKAYADTRIQTIYGGTTEIQKEIIGRFLGL; encoded by the coding sequence ATGCCCGAGCGTCCCAGCATCTACGAGACCGAGCACGAGGACTTCCGCAGGACGGTCCGTGCCTTCATGGAGCGCGAGGTCGTCCCCTTCCACGCACAGTGGGAGAAGGACGGCATCGTCAGCCGCGAGGTGTGGCGCAAGGCCGGCGAGGCCGGGATCCTCAGCTTCGAGGTGCCCGAGGAGTACGGCGGTCCCGGCATCAAGGACTTCCGCTACAACGCGATCGTGGCCGAGGAGTGTGCCCGTGCCGGCGCCAGCGGCCCCGGCTTCGCCGTCCACACCGACATCATCGTGCCGTACCTCGTCGCCATCGCGAACGACGAGCAGAAGCAGCGCTGGCTGCCCGGCACCGTGACCGGCGAGACGGTCACCGCGATCGCGATGACCGAGCCCGGTGCGGGCTCGGACCTGCAGGGAATCCGCACCACCGCGGTCGACAAGGGCGACCACTACGTCCTCAACGGGTCGAAGACGTTCATCAGCAACGGCATCCTCTCCGACCTGGTCATCGTGGTCGCGAAGACCAACCCGGAGGCCGGCGCCCACGGCATCAGCCTGCTCGTCGTCGAGGAGGGCATGCCGGGCTTCACCCGCGGCACCAACCTCGACAAGCTCGGCCTCAAGGCCCAGGACACCGCGGAGCTCAGCTTCGACAACGTCGAGGTGCCCAAGGCCAACCTGCTCGGCGAGGAGGGCCAGGGCTTCATCTACCTGATGCAGAACCTGCCCCAGGAGCGGGTCTCGATCGCCACGATCGCGATCGCCGCGATCGAGCACGTCCTCGACCTGACCCTCGACTACGTGAAGACCCGCGAGGCGTTCGGCAAGCCGATCGCCAAGTTCCAGAACACCCGCTTCACGCTGGCCGAGATGGCCACCGAGGCCTACATCGCCCGGGTGTTCGTCAACCACTGCATCGAGCAGCTCAACAAGGGCGAGGTCGACACCGCGCTCGCCTCGATGGCCAAGTGGTGGACCACCGAGCTGCAGAAGAAGATCGTCGACCAGGGCGTGCAGATGCACGGCGGCTACGGCTACATGCTGGAGTACCCCATCGCCAAGGCGTACGCCGACACCCGGATCCAGACCATCTACGGCGGCACCACCGAGATCCAGAAGGAGATCATCGGGCGCTTCCTCGGCCTCTGA
- a CDS encoding YbaK/EbsC family protein, with the protein MTLPQLTGLTSLVALEHPDLVAPPVAAALAAWPGAERIAVVEIDPEHADTAAMSAAYDLPMTSGANCVLVAGKREGEERIAACLVRADTRADVNHTVKRLLDVRKPSFLPLERAVAESGMEYGGITPVGLPAGWRLLVDGRVPEMEWAVIGSGLRRSKLLVPGDLLAQAPGAEVVEDLAR; encoded by the coding sequence GTGACGCTCCCCCAGCTGACCGGGCTGACCTCGCTCGTGGCGCTCGAGCACCCTGACCTGGTCGCTCCGCCGGTCGCCGCGGCCCTCGCCGCGTGGCCGGGTGCCGAGCGGATCGCGGTCGTGGAGATCGATCCCGAGCACGCCGACACGGCCGCGATGAGCGCGGCGTACGACCTGCCGATGACGTCCGGCGCCAACTGCGTCCTGGTCGCCGGCAAGCGGGAGGGCGAGGAGCGGATCGCCGCGTGCCTGGTCCGCGCCGACACCCGCGCCGACGTCAACCACACGGTCAAGCGGCTGCTCGACGTGCGCAAGCCGTCGTTCCTGCCGCTGGAGCGGGCGGTGGCCGAGTCCGGGATGGAGTACGGCGGCATCACTCCGGTCGGGCTGCCGGCCGGGTGGCGGCTGCTCGTCGACGGCCGGGTCCCGGAGATGGAGTGGGCCGTGATCGGCTCCGGCCTGCGCCGCTCCAAGCTCCTCGTCCCCGGGGACCTGCTCGCACAAGCCCCCGGCGCCGAGGTCGTGGAGGATCTGGCTCGCTGA